One Numida meleagris isolate 19003 breed g44 Domestic line chromosome 6, NumMel1.0, whole genome shotgun sequence genomic region harbors:
- the PHLDA2 gene encoding pleckstrin homology-like domain family A member 2, producing MKMQAEVIREGELEKRSDSLFQLWKKKLVVLTKDSLSLFPDGHKRAKGKELGFGSILKVDCVERTGKYIYFTIVTKDRKEIDFRCPDQSCWNASITMALIDFQNKRAIQDFKSRQEMEQAAGTQERRLARAP from the coding sequence ATGAAGATGCAAGCCGAGGTGATCCGCGAGGGCGAGCTAGAGAAGCGGAGCGACAGCCTTTTCCAGCTGTGGAAGAAGAAGCTGGTGGTACTCACCAAGGACAGCCTCAGCCTTTTCCCCGACGGGCACAAGCGGGCCAAGGGCAAGGAGCTGGGCTTCGGCTCCATCCTCAAGGTGGACTGCGTGGAGCGCACGGGCAAGTACATCTACTTCACCATCGTCACCAAGGACCGCAAGGAGATTGACTTTCGGTGCCCGGACCAAAGCTGCTGGAACGCCTCCATCACCATGGCCCTCATCGACTTCCAGAACAAGAGGGCCATCCAGGACTTCAAGAGCCGGCAGGAGATGGAGCAGGCGGCGGGCACCCAGGAGCGGAGGCTGGCCCGGGCGCCCTGA